In Mytilus edulis chromosome 7, xbMytEdul2.2, whole genome shotgun sequence, a single genomic region encodes these proteins:
- the LOC139482915 gene encoding FMRFamide peptide receptor frpr-18-like: MQGLALADFLTAMLTYGFEPLFQLQYDCSFHSDDNAYLCYLPYPYCLIATHLLLLSFTFHTLSVIITTCLGIQKVVAIKFPIWTKVHLTNKKSTICCVVCFLFSIIISFPRHFVFDIVNYNSACSVNLEVSVLLEYSSFYYFLIQIVIILFCCFIMLLCTVFITYKLVTNKFRTQMTEQRKRERRSVIMVVIILVVFLISEIPKVILYVWFFVEYSDADNGIKSFFLGDLLIRYEKGMAWMMALLNSGWGKLASANILFSFLMESMKFLNLIGCLSNFVIYILMSSKLRIEICSFFKNPRNRSS; this comes from the coding sequence ATGCAAGGCCTAGCCTTAGCGGATTTTCTTACAGCGATGCTAACCTACGGTTTCGAACCATTGTTTCAGTTACAGTATGATTGTAGTTTCCACAGCGATGATAATGCATACTTGTGTTATTTACCATACCCATACTGTCTCATTGCGACACATTTGTTATTGTTGTCTTTCACATTTCATACCTTGTCCGTCATCATCACAACATGTCTCGGCATACAGAAAGTTGTGGCAATCAAGTTTCCTATTTGGACTAAAGTACATCTGACAAACAAAAAATCCACCATATGCTGTGTTGTGTGTTTCTTGTTTTCAATTATCATAAGCTTCCCGCGACATTTCGTTTTCGATATCGTAAATTACAATTCTGCCTGTTCCGTTAATCTAGAGGTATCAGTCTTGTTAGAATATTcctcattttattattttctaattcaaattgtcataattttattttgttgttttattatgcTTTTATGTACAGTTTTTATCACCTACAAATTAGTAACTAATAAATTTCGGACTCAAATGACGGAGCAGAGAAAACGGGAAAGGAGATCTGTGATAATGGTAGTTATAATCCTCGTGGTTTTTCTTATATCAGAAATTCCTAAAGTTATTTTGTATGTATGGTTTTTTGTTGAGTATTCTGATGCTGATAACGGGATAAAAAGTTTCTTTTTAGGAGATTTGCTTATAAGATATGAAAAAGGAATGGCGTGGATGATGGCTCTATTGAATAGCGGATGGGGTAAATTAGCAAGCGCAAATATTCTTTTCTCCTTTTTAATGGAAAGCATgaaatttttaaacctaattggatgtCTTTCAAactttgttatttatattttaatgagtAGCAAGTTGAGAATCGAAATTTGTTCTTTCTTTAAAAATCCACGTAATCGGTCAAGCTAG